The window AATCTTCCTTACGGCGAACAAAGGCGGCTGGAAATCGCCCGGGCATTGATTGCCGAACCGAAATTACTGCTTTTAGACGAGCCGGCTGCAGGAATGAACCCGGCTGAGGTTGGGCGGTTGATGGATTTGATTCTTTTCATTCAGGACCGTTTTAAACTGACGATTTTACTGATTGAGCATCAAATGAAGGTTGTAATGGGCATCTGTCGCTGGGTGTTGGTGATGGACTTTGGTGAATTAATCGCTCAGGGTGTTCCCGCTGAAGTTCAGAATAACCCCAAAGTCATCGAGGCTTATTTAGGCAAATCAGGAGGATAGGGTGCTTCAGGTGCACGATTTAGTTGTTGACTACGGCGCAATACGAGCATTGCGGGGCATCTCTTTTACCGTGAAAGAGGGGGAGATTGTGACCCTGATTGGTGCTAACGGCGCGGGTAAGACAACAACCCTGAAGACCATCTCCGGTTTACAGAGGGCCTCAAGGGGCGAGATTTTATTTTCCGGCAAAAGGATTGACGGGTTAGGGGGGCACCAAATCACAAAACTGGGTATCGTTCATGTGCCGGAAGGGCGCCGGCCATTTGCCGATATGACTGTAAAGGAGAATTTACTGCTCGGCGCATACAATCGGCCCCGTGCCGAGGTTGAAAAGTCTTTCGAGCGGGTTTTTAAGTCATTTCCGAGATTAAGGGAGCGGCTGCATCAGCGCGCCGGCACACTTTCGGGCGGGGAGTTACAGATGCTGGCGATGGGCCGCGGGTTAATGGCAAGACCAAAACTGTTGATGCTGGACGAACCTTCAATGGGGCTCGCGCCGATTCTCGTTCAGGAGATTTTTTCTATCATTCAGGAGATAAATCAACAGGGCACGGCAATACTGCTTGTCGAGCAGAATGCGTTTATGGCGCTGCAGATTGCGCACCGGGCTTATGTGCTGGAAACGGGCCAGATTGTGCTCGAGGGAAAAGCGGATGAGTTGAGAGAGGCGCCTGAGGTCAAAGCCGCTTATCTCGGTGAATGACCCCGAAAAAACAAAACCGGGCTGAGTTCGTTTTCTTTTTGGCGGTACCGGCGGTTTTTTGCGTTTACCTGCTCACCCGAGCACCAACGGTGGGCTTAATCGATTCCGGAGAACTGGCAGCGGGTTGTTACCTTCTTAACATCCTGCATCCAACCGGCTATCCAATGTGGACGCTACTGGGTCGAATAGCATCGCTTTTCCCGCTTGGGACGGTGGTCAACCGTGTTGCTTTGCTGAGTGCATTCTTTTCTGCGGTGGGCGTGGCATTTTTTATTGTGCTTTTGAAGCAACTCGGGTGTGGGAGTTCGGTTTCAGCGGCAATGGGTTCGATTCTCGGTTTTTCAATTCCGGTCTGGTCAATAAGCACCGATGTCGAAGTTTATAGTTTCTCTTTAGCATTGATAATCGTTGTCTGGTGGGCGGTGGCAACATCGGATAGCAGAAAAAATTTTTTACTCTTTGCCTATCTTGCCGGGTTTACCCTGACAAATCATATGTTCGGACTGAGCGCGGTTCTGGGAGCCAGTTTTGTTTTGATTTTGCGGGAAAAACGGCGGCTGTTAAATCGGTTACCCTTGATGTTGTTACTGTTTTTACTGGGTTTGTCACCTTATCTATTTCTCATTCTTCGGGCGCGCTGTGAGCCGGTTTTAGCCTGGGGAAATCCGGTAGATTTAGAAAGGTTGTGGTGGCACATTACCGGGAAACAGTACCGCGTCTGGATGTTTTCTTCTTCTTTGAATGAGGTTTTGAGAAATGCGGGTAAAGGGATGTCCCTTTTAGCCGGTGGTTTGGGTTATGTGCTATTGCCCTTTTCGGTTTATGGTGGGCTACGGTTGTTCCGAGATTTAAAGGCGGTTGCTTTAGGGTTAACAGTCAGCGCGGTAATCAGTTTTCTCTATGCGGTGAATTACAGTATTCCGGATATCGAGGCGTATTTTATCCCTTCGTTGGTCTGTTTGCTCATTTTTGCCGCAGTGGGAGTGGAGGGGATAAAAGGTAGCGGGCGTAAGTTTCGTCATCTGGTCTGGCTCGTTGCCCTGGGCGCGCTGGCATTAAATTTCCCGGCGCAGAACCGTGCCGACGATTGGGTCGCGTACGACCAGGCTTTGAACACGCTTGCAGCGGTGGACAGCAACGCAACGATTATCACCGATTGGTGGGACCTTTATGCGCCGATTTTTTATCTGCAGCAGGTCGAAGGTGTGAGAACCGATGTGTGTATCATTGACAAAGAGCTGGTGCGGCGCTCCTGGTATTTTGAATACCTGAAGAGAAGTTATCCGTGGTTGATGGAACGGTCGCGGCTGGAAAAAGAGCGTTTTCTTGAGCACCTGCACCGCTTTGAGCACAACCAGCCTTACAGTCCGGTGGCGATTCAGGAGAGTTACATCTCGCTTTTAAGAAGTTTTTTCTTGAAATCTCCGGAGCGCCCCTGGTACACGACTTTCCCGGAGACGGAAAACGAGGATGCCCGACAGCTGCTAAGCGGTTTTAAATTGGTACCGCTCGGCATCGTTTACCAGGTGCGGGAGGATACCTTAGTTCCAGCGTTTGATTACCATCGGTTACGAGTCCGTTTGCCGAAACGAAGGTTGGACGAACGAACGCAGGTTAATCTGAACCGTTACCGTTATTTTGTCAAGCAGCGGATAGATTTATTGATGAGTCAGGGAAGAAGGGAAGAGGCGGCAGCGGTTGCCGATTGGTATCAACAAAACTTTCTCCAGCGTTAATTGATGGTTCCTTATTTCGTCCAGGTTTTTGCCAATGCCGGTTTAATGGCGGGGGTGGTTTACATTCCACTCCTGGCAAAGGAGCTGGGCGCCAGTGCCGCGGCAATCGGGTTGCTGGTGGGAGTTTACCAGGGAGCGCTGCTGTTTTCCAGTTTATTGTTTGGTAGATGGGCAGATTTCGGCAACCGAAAAAAGTTTGTTGTGCTGGGTTTAGCCCTTTCGGCACTGACTATCGCGCTGCACATACCGATAAAAAACCTATCCGGGCTGTTTCTGGTTCGATTTTTTACCGGGCTGTGTGCCGGGATATTTCCGGCGGCACTGGTCGCCTATTTTTACGAGAGTAATAAGCGTCTGGGGCGATTCAGCGGGTTTGGTTCACTGGGCTGGGCGGCAGGGGCGTTGATTGTCGGGCTGGTCAGCACAAAGGCGATTTTTCTGGTTGCGGCAGTGGCGATTGCGTTAACCAGCGCAGGGGCATTTTTGGGGTTGCGCAGTCAGCGGGTTGCGCTGGGTCAAACCTTCTTCAATTTGCAGGTTTTGAAGAGAAACTGGCGAATTTATCTTTCTTTCCTTTTACGGCATCTCGGGGCGTTCAGCATCTGGACAATTTTCCCGGTCTATCTGGTCAGCCTCGGGGCAAGTCGGTTCTGGGTTGGTTTGGTTTATGCGCTCAACCCTTTGGGGCAATTTGTGTTTATGAATGTGGTTGAGTCCTATGGTGAAGAAAAACTGATCAAGGCGGGACTGCTGCTTTCTATTTTAGTATTCATCGCCTTCGGGCTGGCAACCGATTTTCGGCAGGTGATTCCGATTCAACTCGTCCTTGCCCTTTCCTGGTCCTGCCTTTATCTCGGGACATTAAAGCAGTTGATGCGTACCAATCCAGAAAGGTCAACCGCTGCCGGTATGCTGCAATCGGTATTGAGCCTTGCTGCGGTATGCGGCGCATTGCTGGAAGGTGTTACCGGTAACTTCGGTTATCGAACGGTGATGTTTGTTGCGGCGGGTTTGGCTTTAGCCGGCACACTGATTTACTTTCTGACCCCGGAAAAGACCTGATTAAGATAGGAACAGAACCGCCAAGATGGCAAACCCCAAACCGATTAGGTGTTTTAGGTTTAACGGTTCTTTGAGAATGAGGTAGCCGAGAACCGCCGGCACGATGATGTACATCCCGGTTAAAGGGATGACAACCGAAGCGGGTCCCTTTTTCATTGCCAGGTAGAAGAACACCGTTGCTAAACCGGCCGCAGCCCCGGAGAGAAAGGCGATGGGTGCGGTTTTAACCCAGCGCATCGTTCCTACCGATAAGGTGTAGATAAGTATTGGCAAAATGCTGGCGATTGTTGACCAGAGGGCGATAGTTTCTGCCGGGGTGTCGCGGGTGAGGATTTTTGTCAAAAATCCCCAGATACCCCAGAGGAGCAAGGTTAGAATCGACAGCAGCCGGTAGTCCATCGGGCAAATCCTAACAACCTTTCAATAAGGTGTCAACGGTTTAATGCGCTTTAATGTTACAGGTTGATATTGACCGGCACCCAGTTGTAGCCGCCGTCACGGGATTGTAACAGGGTAAGTTCGTCGCCACCGATGATGCCAACAATTCCATCCGGGAAGAAGCGGATTGAATACAGGTCATTGGTTGTTCCAGAGTTGATTTTCTCCCAGGTTTCGCCGCCATCGACGGTGTGAATCACCGTTCCTTTTGCACCGACACAGAAACCAGCCATCGTGTCGTGTCTCATATCAAGCGAGTAAAGCGCCGGGAGTGCGATATCAAGGGGCAGGGGGCGCCAGATTTCACCGCCGTTCGGAGTAAAAAACACCTTGCCCGAAGTCGTGGTCATAAATCCGACAATGTCGTCTGCCGGGAAATGGACCGCAGTAAAGTGGGTGTGAGCAACAAGGCCCTGGACATTCTCCTTCTGGGAAAACCACAGTTCTCCGCTTGTGGATGTTTTTAAGACCGTGCCATTAAGACCGACCGCATATCCGGTCATATCGTCGGCCGGGAAGTGAATGTCCATAATTTTTTCATCCGTGGCGGTCATAAGTTTTTCCCAGGTTTTACCGCTATCTCCGGTACGGAGGATTGTGCCGTTATCGCCGGCAACAAAGCCAATTTCCGCTGAGACGGGAAATTTTATCGACCGCAAGTCCACCTTTGTGCCGGGGTTCAACAAGGACCAGGTTTTGCCCCCGTCTTCGGTTTTGATAACGGTCCCGGCATCGCCGCAAATGTAGCCGATATCCGAGTCCTGAGGAAAACAGACAGAGTAAAGATTAACCGTGACCGGTGCCTTGACTCTTTCCCAGTTTGCGCCGCCGTCGCGGGTTAAGATAATAAGCCCATTGTCGCCGACCGCATAGGCGACAAGGCTGTTTTCAAAAGCAAACACCGAGTTGATACGATTCGGCATCGGTATATGATACCCGAAAAGACCGGTTTCTGTCAAGTTTCCAGTGGTCCCTGACAATGGTTTACAGTGATAGTTTATTCCTCAAATTCAAGGAGAGCGGCGGGCTTAAAACCTAATTGAGATAATAGCGGGGTGTGAGAGTTGATTCATAAGACCGGGTCAAAACACGCTCTAACTGCCGTTTATCAGGCTAACTTAGAACCAATCGGTAAGAGAGTACGACAAGGTAGTGTTAATACCCATCTGTCCGGTATCTCGGATAGGCTCTGGGAAAGCGTTCAGTAGTTGAATCATTAAGCGACTCAGGGAACGACTCCCTGAGCGGCTACCAGACCGATTTGGCGAACCCTTATCAGAACGGTGGTTGATGTAAATAAGTGACATATTTGTAATAATTTAACTCTACAAAAGGTCGAATCTTTTTGGGTTTTGTAACCGGTTTTGATGAATCGCAGATAGCCCAGGGTGCAAAGGTGTGAGACCTGATGAAATCTTAAATGAACCGGAAAGCACAATGCACCAACTTTTCCCCTTACCCAATTTTACAACCCGCAGCCATTAGACTGTTATTTTAGAAATGGGGTAACCTTGCCGGAATTAAATTAAGTCAGAAATGGGTGTTTGTAAGATTAGCCCATAGAAAGCAACAACGGTTTTGTGCCGGCTACGCTTGTATACCACCGGCACGATACGACTTCTTTTCGCCTTCCGAGGAATTACTTTGAATTGGTCCGGGAAGATGTTCTAACGCAAATCTTGACGGAATGTTACTGGTTAATAATATTTACCTGTCAGCTGTTAAAAAGAAAGGTGGTTTTTATGGCAAAGAAGGTTAGATTAGGAATAAATGGTTTTGGTCGTATTGGCCGATTGGTTGGTCGGCTTGTTTCCCGGCATCCGAGAATTGAACTTGCGGGCGTGAACGATGTTACCGATGCCGCGACCCTGGCTCATCTGTTAAAATACGATTCAGTGCACGGGTTTTTTAAGGAGGAAGTGGTATGTGAAGGGGATGAACTGATTATTGCAGGCCGACGGGCAAGGGTAACGGCGATTAAGTCTCCGGCGGATTTGCCCTGGCGTGAGCAAGAAGTGGATATCGTGCTGGAGTCAACCGGGCTTTTCCGAAGTTACGAAAAGGCGCGTGGCCACCTGCAAGCCGGGGCGCGCAAGGTTGTGATTTCTGCTCCGCCCAAGGGTGAAGGGGTCAAGTCAATCGTAATGGGGGTGAATGAGGATTCGTACAATCCGGTTGAAGACAATGTGGTCTCAAATGCATCGTGTACGACCAACTGTGTTGTACCGGTTGCCAAGGTACTGCACGAGTGCTTTACGATAAAACAAGGTTATATGACGACGGTGCACGCTTACACTAATGACCAGCGCATCCTTGATTTGCCGCATTCGGATTTGCGAAGGGCACGGGCCGCAGCCATGTCAATGATACCGACTTCAACCGGCGCCGCGAAGTTGATCGGGGTAATTTTCCCGGAACTCAAGGGAAAAATTGATGGCATGGCGATTCGCGTTCCGACACCGGATGTTTCGATTGTTGACCTCGCCTGCGTAGTAGAAAAGAAGACGACCGTTGAGGAGGTTAATCAGGCATTCCGGGAAGCGGCTGAAGGCAAATTGAAGGGGATTATTCAATATATTACCGAACCGCTGGTTTCGGTGGACCTGGTTGGTAATCCCCACTCGGCGATTTTTGACGCCGGTTTGACATCGGTGGTTGATGGTAGCCTGGTTAAAGTCTACGCCTGGTACGACAACGAATTTGGCTACGCCTGCCGATTGGTGGATTTGATTGATTACATTGCCGAGAGGATGTAATGGGCAAAGTTTCGGTGCGTGACCTGCCAGTTACCGGCAGGCGGGTGTTTGTGCGGGTTGATTTTAATGTACCGCTGGACGCCACCGGCAAGATTGCCGATGATACCAGAATCCGTGCGGCGCTACCGACGATTCGCTGGTTGATTGCGGCGGGTGCAACCGTCGTACTTGGTTCTCATCTGGGAAAACCGAAAGGGAAACCCGACCCGAAGTTCAGTTTGCGGCCGGTGGCACGGCACCTTGAAACAGTCTTAGAACGACCGGTATATTTTGCCCCTGATTGTATTGGGCCGGAGGTTGTGAAGTTTTTAAAAACTGTTGCCCCGGGTTCGGTGGTCCTGCTCGAGAATCTGCGGTTTCACCCGGGCGAGGAAAAAAACGACCCGGTGTTTGCCAAGAGTTTAGCGGCGCTGGTTGACCATTATGTCAACGACGCTTTTGGTACGGCGCACCGTGCCCACGCATCAACCGCTGGTATGGCAACATTTTTCGCTCAGCCGGCAGCCGGTTTTTTGATGGAGAAAGAGCTGGAATACCTGGGCAGAGTTGTAAACGCGCCCGAACGACCCTTCGTTGTTTTGATTGGCGGAGCAAAGATTGCCGATAAAGCAGGCGTAATAAAGAACCTACTTCCCCGGGTGGACAAGTTGTTAATCGGTGGCGGGGTTGCTTTCAACTTCTTAAAAGCTAGGGGGTTGAATATCGGCAACTCTATATACGATGAACAACTTATGCCGGAAACCGAGAAATTGGTTAATGATTCAAGGATTGTTTTGCCGGTTGATGTTCGAGTGGAGTTGCCTTCTGACGGAAAAGATGGTTTGCTCGTAAAGGTAACTGAGATACCGCAGGATGGGATTGGTCTGGATATCGGTGAAGAGACGATTGAGTTGTGGACGAAGATTATCAGGGAAGCGCGCACGGTTGTCTGGGCTGGTCCAATGGGAATGTTCGAAAGGGAGCTGTTCAGGCGCGGCACAGTAGCAATTGCCCGGGCGATTGCTGAGGCGACAAAACAAGGGGCGGTGACGGTTGTCGGTGGTGGCGATACAGTAGCCGGTGTTAAACTGGCGGGTGTTGAACAGATGGTCAGCCACATTTCAACCGGGGGGAGTGCGACTTTGGAGTTTCTCGAGGGGAAAAATTTACCCGGCGTAGCGGTGCTGAGCGATAAAAAATGAGTGGTAAGGCACTTCCCCCCCTGGTGGCGGGCAATTGGAAAATGTACAAAGGTGCCCGCGAGGCAGGCGAATTTGTTCGATTGCTTGCCGAAAGAATCGGGGCGGAAAAGGATAGAGAGGTCGTGGTTTTCCCGCCTTTTACTTCAATTCCGGCTGTTGCCCAGGTGCTAAAGGAACTCAACAGTACGATAGTGTACGGGGCGCAGGATGTTTTCTGGGAAGCAGAAGGCGCATTTACCGGTGAGGTTTCGCCCGTATTCCTTGCCGAACTGGGATGTCGGTATGTGCTTGTTGGTCATTCTGAGCGGCGCCATCTTTTGGGAGAGAGTGATGAGATGTGTCGACTCAAAGTTGCGGCAGCGTTACAGCACGGGCTAAGACCGATTCTCTGCTGCGGGGAAACTTTACAGGAACGCGAGGCAGGCGAGACAACCGATGTGATTAAGAAACAGTTGACCGCCGGGCTCAGCGGGGTTTTAGCCGAAGCAAATTTTGACATCGCCTATGAACCGGTCTGGGCGATAGGAACCGGGAAAAACGCCACCGGCGAGCAAGTCGAGGAGGTGCACAATTTCATCCGGCACTGGCTCAGCGCAAGGTTCAATAAAGATGGGGAGAGGATTCGCATTATCTACGGTGGGAGCGTGAAGCCGGCAAATATTGACAGTTTGATGGCACAACCATCGGTTGATGGGGTGCTGGTGGGCGGCGCGAGTCTTGACCTGGACAGTTTCGTGCGAATTGTCAACTATGGTAGGGTGAAGTAAGATGTTGTGTTCACTCTTGACTTTATTATTGATTCTGTTAATCTACTAACAAGGAGCAAAAGAATATGTATGGTGTACTGATTTTTCTGCATCTGTTGGTTGCGATTCTTTTGGTACTGGTGGTTTTAATCCAGCAGCCCCAGAAGGGTGGGCTGGGAACGATTTTAGGCGGCGGCGAGTCGATATTCGGCGGCGGTGGAGCGGCGCCCTTTATGGCAAAAATAACCTCGGCACTGGCGGTAGCGTTTATGTTAACTTCGCTCGGGCTGGTGCTGGTCGGTGCCCGAAGGGTCAAGACAGCACCAAATCGAACTTCGCTGAAGTCAAGTGGTGCAGTAGTAAAAGTTAGTCAACTGGAGAAGGAATATGTACGCAGTGGTGAAAATTGCAGGTTTTCAATACCTTGTTAAGCCGGGTGAAATTGTAACGGTGCCCCGTCTTGAAGGAGAGCCAGGTAGCCCGGTGCGGTTTGATGATGTATTGATGGTCCGGACTGAAGACCAGGCGATAATCGGCAGGCCCACGGTTCCCGATGCTTATGTTGAGGGTAATATCGTGGAGCATCGGCGGGGTGAAAAGGTTACCATTTATAAATTCATACGACGGGAAAATTACCGGCGCAAGAAAGGGCATCGGCAACTTTTAACCCGGGTAAAGATTACCAAGATTGGTTATGGGCAATAAAAACAAGTAATGAGCAAGTTAAAGAAGTAGAGGAGGATGTTATGGTGAGACGGTTGCCGGGATTGATTCTGCTGGGGATTTTCTTCATTAGCAGCAGCGGCGTCCGGGCGAATCTGCTGGAGAACGGCGATTTTTCTTCCTGGGTCAGTCCCACCCAGCCTGCGGGCTGGATTGTTGAGGACAGTACCAAAGCAAGAATTGAGCGTTCCGACGATACGGTACGTTCGGTGCCTCACGCCTGTCGAATAACACGGCTGGTGACCGGGACCGGGAATAATTACGGCTTGAAGCAATTTGTTCCTGTTACTCCGGGAGCAGTTTATACCTTTAGTGCCTGGTATTTTGATGACGATGTCAACGCCCGGGGCGGAATTGTGATTACCTGGTGCCGTGCCGATTCCAGTGCCATTAAGAGTACGACGGTGGCTTATACCGATTCTGCGATCCACACCTGGCAGCGTCTGGTGAAAACTGACACCGCACCGGACAGCACCGTTTTAGCCAAATGTTTGCTTCGGGTGTATGGATTTACTGGGGGTCCGGCGGGTGGTGTGGTATATGTTGATGATGCGGAATTTAACGCCGGTGCCGGTGCGGTATCAGAGACAGAAACAAATGGTCTGCGCGGTGCATCACTGAAAGTCTCTCCGACGGGGAGCGAAAATGTTCAAATTAAGTTGACAATCGATAGACCAGTTAATGGCCGGTTAGATGTTTACAATCTAATAGGGCTCAAATGCCGCGAACTGTGGCGGGGTAGCCTGGCTTCCGGTGGTTATAACTTTTACTGGGATGGCCGGGACCGGGAAGGCAGACGGCTATCACCGGGGGTTTATTTTGTTATGTTTGAAGGTGAATCCGGCGCCACCCGGACGCAGAAGTTTGTTTTCAGTTGGTGAGGGGTTAAGGAAGTTGAATTGGGAAATTTTAGACCGAAGGGCGGAAGAGAGCCGAAATACTTTTCCGCCGGTTTTAATGTTAAAAACCAGAAAGAGAAGGTGAGAAAATATGAAGGCTAAAAAGGAGAAAGGTATGGCACTCACTGCAATCCAAAAGATCGAAAAACTGGGCAAAAAGGTTGCGAGTATGACCCAGGCAGAACTTGCCCGGGCGGTCGGTGTTTCCCGGGAGCGAATTCGTCAACTTGTGCCACGGATGAAGATTAAACCCGGTCGGCGTGTTGTTGCCTGGCACCGCACGATTTCCAAGGCGCAGCGCGCGGCGATGATTAAAATGTACGAAGCCGGTACTTCCTTGAATGCGATTGCGAAAAAATACGGGGTAAGCGAGTACCATGTTCGTGAGGTAATCCGGATGGCGCGAAGTGAGTCCAAAGGCAAGGGGTCTTCGGGGCGAAAGTAAAAACTAACTTTTAACAAAAAATGGGCGATACCCGAATCGAACGGGTGACCTCTGGTATGTGAGACCAGCGCTCTAACCAGCTGAGCTAATCGCCCGACAGAAGTTTACCGGACCATTTATTAAAGTCAAGTTTTGATATTTGGGGAACCGGATAGAGAAGCGTATTTAACTTATTGCATTGAACGAGGGCGAAATTTTATTGAGCATATCGACAGTGGTCTGGATGCCATCTTCCGCTTTTAATTTTTGATATATCCGCAGCGCCTGCTCGAGGTTGAAGCGTGCTTCATTAGGATGGGTGGGGACGAGAAATTTTGCCAGTTTAACCAGGCAGTCAGCTTCGCCCCGCTGGTCATTAATGGCTCGAAACAGTTCCAGCGCTTCAATTAGATGCTGTTTTGCAAGGGGAAGGTTGTTAAGAGATTGCTCGCTGTCGGCTAAGGCAAGGAGGGTCTTTGCGGTGGACACGGGATTGCTGGACTGACGGCTCAGATTTAGCGCTTGTTCCAACCGTTCCTTTGCCAGGGCGGGTTGATTTAATTTCTGGAGGATTAAACCGATGTTGTAAAGGTCTTCAACAATTGCCGAACTGTCACCGAGAATCTGGTGCTTGTTCAAGGCGTCGGTAAGGTAGCGCAACGCCCCCTGCCAGTTTCCTTCCAGATAATTAATTAACCCCTGTTCGGTAAGGACGTCAGCCTGAGTTGTCAGGTCTTCTGATGATGCCGTTAATTTGAGCAGTTGTTCGAGTGCGGTACGGGCTTTAACTCGGTCGCCGGTGGTGCGATAAGTGCGGGTTAGTTCTAAAAGCGCCTTTATTTCGTGTCTGATGTCCGAGTGGCGCCGGCTCAATTCGCGGGCTTGTTCAAGTTGACTAATTCCTTTTAACGGTTCATTTTGCAAAACCCAGAGACGG is drawn from candidate division WOR-3 bacterium and contains these coding sequences:
- a CDS encoding ABC transporter ATP-binding protein produces the protein MLQVHDLVVDYGAIRALRGISFTVKEGEIVTLIGANGAGKTTTLKTISGLQRASRGEILFSGKRIDGLGGHQITKLGIVHVPEGRRPFADMTVKENLLLGAYNRPRAEVEKSFERVFKSFPRLRERLHQRAGTLSGGELQMLAMGRGLMARPKLLMLDEPSMGLAPILVQEIFSIIQEINQQGTAILLVEQNAFMALQIAHRAYVLETGQIVLEGKADELREAPEVKAAYLGE
- a CDS encoding DUF2723 domain-containing protein yields the protein MTPKKQNRAEFVFFLAVPAVFCVYLLTRAPTVGLIDSGELAAGCYLLNILHPTGYPMWTLLGRIASLFPLGTVVNRVALLSAFFSAVGVAFFIVLLKQLGCGSSVSAAMGSILGFSIPVWSISTDVEVYSFSLALIIVVWWAVATSDSRKNFLLFAYLAGFTLTNHMFGLSAVLGASFVLILREKRRLLNRLPLMLLLFLLGLSPYLFLILRARCEPVLAWGNPVDLERLWWHITGKQYRVWMFSSSLNEVLRNAGKGMSLLAGGLGYVLLPFSVYGGLRLFRDLKAVALGLTVSAVISFLYAVNYSIPDIEAYFIPSLVCLLIFAAVGVEGIKGSGRKFRHLVWLVALGALALNFPAQNRADDWVAYDQALNTLAAVDSNATIITDWWDLYAPIFYLQQVEGVRTDVCIIDKELVRRSWYFEYLKRSYPWLMERSRLEKERFLEHLHRFEHNQPYSPVAIQESYISLLRSFFLKSPERPWYTTFPETENEDARQLLSGFKLVPLGIVYQVREDTLVPAFDYHRLRVRLPKRRLDERTQVNLNRYRYFVKQRIDLLMSQGRREEAAAVADWYQQNFLQR
- a CDS encoding MFS transporter, with amino-acid sequence MVPYFVQVFANAGLMAGVVYIPLLAKELGASAAAIGLLVGVYQGALLFSSLLFGRWADFGNRKKFVVLGLALSALTIALHIPIKNLSGLFLVRFFTGLCAGIFPAALVAYFYESNKRLGRFSGFGSLGWAAGALIVGLVSTKAIFLVAAVAIALTSAGAFLGLRSQRVALGQTFFNLQVLKRNWRIYLSFLLRHLGAFSIWTIFPVYLVSLGASRFWVGLVYALNPLGQFVFMNVVESYGEEKLIKAGLLLSILVFIAFGLATDFRQVIPIQLVLALSWSCLYLGTLKQLMRTNPERSTAAGMLQSVLSLAAVCGALLEGVTGNFGYRTVMFVAAGLALAGTLIYFLTPEKT
- a CDS encoding DMT family transporter produces the protein MDYRLLSILTLLLWGIWGFLTKILTRDTPAETIALWSTIASILPILIYTLSVGTMRWVKTAPIAFLSGAAAGLATVFFYLAMKKGPASVVIPLTGMYIIVPAVLGYLILKEPLNLKHLIGLGFAILAVLFLS
- a CDS encoding YCF48-related protein produces the protein MPNRINSVFAFENSLVAYAVGDNGLIILTRDGGANWERVKAPVTVNLYSVCFPQDSDIGYICGDAGTVIKTEDGGKTWSLLNPGTKVDLRSIKFPVSAEIGFVAGDNGTILRTGDSGKTWEKLMTATDEKIMDIHFPADDMTGYAVGLNGTVLKTSTSGELWFSQKENVQGLVAHTHFTAVHFPADDIVGFMTTTSGKVFFTPNGGEIWRPLPLDIALPALYSLDMRHDTMAGFCVGAKGTVIHTVDGGETWEKINSGTTNDLYSIRFFPDGIVGIIGGDELTLLQSRDGGYNWVPVNINL
- the gap gene encoding type I glyceraldehyde-3-phosphate dehydrogenase — encoded protein: MAKKVRLGINGFGRIGRLVGRLVSRHPRIELAGVNDVTDAATLAHLLKYDSVHGFFKEEVVCEGDELIIAGRRARVTAIKSPADLPWREQEVDIVLESTGLFRSYEKARGHLQAGARKVVISAPPKGEGVKSIVMGVNEDSYNPVEDNVVSNASCTTNCVVPVAKVLHECFTIKQGYMTTVHAYTNDQRILDLPHSDLRRARAAAMSMIPTSTGAAKLIGVIFPELKGKIDGMAIRVPTPDVSIVDLACVVEKKTTVEEVNQAFREAAEGKLKGIIQYITEPLVSVDLVGNPHSAIFDAGLTSVVDGSLVKVYAWYDNEFGYACRLVDLIDYIAERM
- a CDS encoding phosphoglycerate kinase, which encodes MGKVSVRDLPVTGRRVFVRVDFNVPLDATGKIADDTRIRAALPTIRWLIAAGATVVLGSHLGKPKGKPDPKFSLRPVARHLETVLERPVYFAPDCIGPEVVKFLKTVAPGSVVLLENLRFHPGEEKNDPVFAKSLAALVDHYVNDAFGTAHRAHASTAGMATFFAQPAAGFLMEKELEYLGRVVNAPERPFVVLIGGAKIADKAGVIKNLLPRVDKLLIGGGVAFNFLKARGLNIGNSIYDEQLMPETEKLVNDSRIVLPVDVRVELPSDGKDGLLVKVTEIPQDGIGLDIGEETIELWTKIIREARTVVWAGPMGMFERELFRRGTVAIARAIAEATKQGAVTVVGGGDTVAGVKLAGVEQMVSHISTGGSATLEFLEGKNLPGVAVLSDKK
- the tpiA gene encoding triose-phosphate isomerase, which codes for MSGKALPPLVAGNWKMYKGAREAGEFVRLLAERIGAEKDREVVVFPPFTSIPAVAQVLKELNSTIVYGAQDVFWEAEGAFTGEVSPVFLAELGCRYVLVGHSERRHLLGESDEMCRLKVAAALQHGLRPILCCGETLQEREAGETTDVIKKQLTAGLSGVLAEANFDIAYEPVWAIGTGKNATGEQVEEVHNFIRHWLSARFNKDGERIRIIYGGSVKPANIDSLMAQPSVDGVLVGGASLDLDSFVRIVNYGRVK
- the secG gene encoding preprotein translocase subunit SecG; this encodes MYGVLIFLHLLVAILLVLVVLIQQPQKGGLGTILGGGESIFGGGGAAPFMAKITSALAVAFMLTSLGLVLVGARRVKTAPNRTSLKSSGAVVKVSQLEKEYVRSGENCRFSIPC
- the rplU gene encoding 50S ribosomal protein L21 is translated as MVKIAGFQYLVKPGEIVTVPRLEGEPGSPVRFDDVLMVRTEDQAIIGRPTVPDAYVEGNIVEHRRGEKVTIYKFIRRENYRRKKGHRQLLTRVKITKIGYGQ
- a CDS encoding helix-turn-helix domain-containing protein produces the protein MALTAIQKIEKLGKKVASMTQAELARAVGVSRERIRQLVPRMKIKPGRRVVAWHRTISKAQRAAMIKMYEAGTSLNAIAKKYGVSEYHVREVIRMARSESKGKGSSGRK